The following are from one region of the Trichoplusia ni isolate ovarian cell line Hi5 chromosome 1, tn1, whole genome shotgun sequence genome:
- the LOC113492074 gene encoding myosin-IB isoform X1, translated as MSQGESVLVVEQPAEPVLVVESAQEAEVTVHVRDQPEQVAQDNKGGASLLLNGAALLRPVSVQGMMEHALVHRERVGVQDFVLLEDFRSEAAFIDNLKKRFNENIIYTYIGNVLISVNPYKNLPIYTEEKTKLYFKKAFFEAPPHVFAIADNAYRSLVYEHREQCILISGESGSGKTEASKKVLEFIAARTNHLRNVETVKDKLLQSNPLLEAFGNAKTHRNDNSSRFGKYMDIQFNYEGAPEGGHILNYLLEKSRVVSQMAGERNFHIFYQLIAGADQELLKQLKLQGRPEAYKYTTDAASGQNQRNNDAAQFRLVQDAMKVIEIGQNEQEEIFQIVASVLHLGNAKFVQNEKGFAEILSHDANTGNVAELLKVNASKLREVLTNRTINARGDVVSTPLDLEQAQYARDALAKAIYDKHFSWLVSRLNASLAPQNKETQSSVIGILDIYGFEIFPKNSFEQFCINFCNEKLQQLFIQLTLKQEQEEYLREGIEWEPVEYFNNIVICDLIEARHTGIISILDDECLRPGDASDLSFLEKLNQKLEPHAHYKSHRSSDVKTQKTMGRDEFCLVHYAGEVTYNVRTFLEKNNDLLFRDIQSLMASSGNTIVASCFKDVNLTSKKRPETAITQFKNSLNELIKILSSKEPSYIRCIKPNDFKTPMQFDEKLVSHQVKYLGLMENLRVRRAGFAYRRTYETFLERYKCLSVDTWPNYKGAARDGVQKLVEVLNFEREEYRMGNTKIFIRFPKTLFETEDAFQIKKNDVAAIIQSRWRGYWQRKQYLKMRNAAIVIQKWVRRFLAQNLKERRKKAATVIRAFIKGFITRNGPETPENRRFLGIAKVHWLKRLATQLPSRVLDASWPACPATCQAASRELHRLHRAHLARKYRLALSEQDKKQFELKVLAEKMFKGKKNSYPSSIPERFVTDRLTSEHQTLRNTFMASPSWPAGEQLIYSCEAVKFDRRGYKPRPRALIASGRALYVLDAAGRKTYKLKHRLPLDKLRVVVTNETDALVLIKIPQELKKDKGDLIISVPNLIEALTIVTDFTKKPELIEIVDTRTIAHNLVNGKQGGTIEVTHGPQPNIHRAKSGNLLVIASP; from the exons GCTCCTCCGGCCGGTGTCAGTTCAGGGCATGATGGAGCACGCGCTGGTGCACCGCGAGCGCGTCGGCGTGCAGGACTTCGTGCTGCTCGAGGACTTCCGCTCCGAAGCAGCCTTCATCGACAACCTCAAGAAACGGTTCAAcgagaatattatttat ACATACATCGGAAACGTGTTAATATCAGTGAACCCGTACAAGAACCTCCCTATCTACACGGAAGAGAAGACGAAGCTATACTTCAAGAAGGCTTTCTTCGAGGCACCCCCACACGT ATTCGCGATCGCCGACAACGCTTACCGGTCTCTAGTTTACGAACACAGAGAACAATGCATATTGATCTCAG gcGAGTCTGGTTCAGGAAAGACGGAAGCCTCCAAAAAGGTTCTAGAATTCATAGCAGCAAGAACAAACCATCTCCGCAATGTGGAGACCGTGAAAGACAAGCTCCTGCAAAGTAACCCACTGCTTGAGGCCTTCGGTAACGCTAAGACCCATCGCAATGACAACTCCAGCCGGTTCGGCAAGTACATGGACATCCAGTTCAACTACGAAGGCGCTCCCGAAGGAGGCCACATCCTGAACTACTTGCTGGAGAAGTCCAGGGTCGTCAGCCAGATGGCGGGTGAGAGGAACTTCCACATCTTCTACCAACTGATCGCGGGTGCTGACCAAGAGCTGTTGAAGCAATTGAAACTGCAAGGAAGGCCCGAGGCTTACAAATACACTACCGATGCT GCCTCAGGACAAAACCAACGCAACAACGACGCGGCTCAGTTCAGATTAGTACAGGATGCGATGAAAGTCATCGAAATCGGTCAGAACGAGCAGGAGGAGATCTTCCAGATCGTGGCGAGTGTGCTGCACCTCGGGAACGCCAAGTTCGTGCAGAACGAGAAGGGGTTCGCCGAGATCCTGTCTCATGATGCCAACACCGGGAATGTGGCTGAG CTTCTAAAAGTAAACGCGTCAAAACTCCGCGAAGTCCTCACTAACCGCACGATCAACGCCCGCGGTGACGTGGTGTCCACCCCGCTGGACCTCGAGCAGGCGCAGTACGCGCGCGACGCCCTCGCCAAGGCCATCTACGACAAGCACTTCAGCTGGCTCGTGTCCAGGCTCAACGCCTCCCTAGCGCCGCAGAATAAGGAAACACAGTCCTCAGTTATCGGTATCCTTGATATCTATGGATTCGAGATTTTCCCGAAAAATAG CTTCGAACAGTTCTGCATCAACTTCTGTAACGAGAAGCTGCAGCAGCTGTTCATCCAGCTTACGTTGAAGCAGGAGCAGGAGGAGTACCTCCGCGAGGGCATCGAGTGGGAGCCCGTCGAGTACTTTAACAACATCGTCATCTGCGACCTCATCGAGGCCAGGCATACTG GTATCATATCGATCCTGGACGACGAGTGCCTGCGCCCGGGCGACGCCAGCGACCTCAGCTTCCTGGAGAAGCTCAACCAGAAGCTGGAGCCGCACGCGCACTACAAGTCACATCGCAGCTCCGACGTCAAGACGCAGAAGACCATGGGACGCGAT GAGTTCTGCCTGGTGCACTACGCGGGCGAGGTCACGTACAACGTGCGCACGTTCCTGGAGAAGAACAACGACCTGCTGTTCCGCGACATCCAGAGCCTCATGGCCAGCAGTGGGAACACCATCGTGGCCAGCTGCTTCAAG GACGTAAACTTGACGAGCAAGAAGCGTCCGGAGACGGCGATCACTCAGTTCAAGAACAGCTTGAACGAGCTGATCAAGATCCTGAGCAGCAAGGAGCCCTCATACATCCGCTGCATCAAACCTAATGACTTCAAGACACCTA TGCAATTCGATGAGAAACTCGTGTCCCACCAAGTAAAGTACCTCGGTCTGATGGAGAACCTGCGCGTGAGACGAGCGGGCTTCGCCTACAGGAGGACTTACGAAACCTTCCTCGAGAG ATACAAGTGCCTGTCGGTGGACACGTGGCCCAACTACAAGGGCGCGGCGCGGGACGGAGTACAGAAACTGGTTGAAGTGCTGAATTTCGAGCGCGAGGAGTACAGGATGGGCAA CACGAAAATCTTCATCCGATTCCCGAAGACCCTCTTCGAGACAGAAGACGCATTCCAGATCAAGAAGAACGACGTGGCAGCCATCATTCAGAGCAGGTGGCGAGGGTACTGGCAGAGGAAGCAGTACCTCAAGATGAGGAACGCGGCCATCGTCATCCAGAAGTGGGTGAGGAGGTTCCTCGCGCAAAACCTCAAAGAGAGGAGGAAGAAGGCCGCCACCGTCATCAGGGCTTTCATTAAAG GTTTCATCACCCGCAACGGCCCCGAGACCCCTGAGAACCGTCGCTTCCTGGGCATCGCTAAGGTGCACTGGCTGAAGCGGCTGGCCACGCAGCTGCCCAGCCGCGTGCTGGACGCGTCGTGGCCGGCGTGCCCCGCCACGTGCCAGGCCGCCTCCCGCGAGCTGCACCGTCTGCATCGCGCCCACCTCGCGCGCAAGTACCGCCTCGCGCTCTCGGAGCAGGATAAGAAACAGTTCGAGCTGAAGGTGCTCGCTGAGAAGATGTTCAAGG GCAAGAAGAACAGCTACCCGTCGAGCATCCCGGAGCGGTTCGTGACGGACCGCCTGACCTCCGAGCACCAGACGCTCAGGAACACCTTCATGGCGTCCCCGTCCTGGCCTGCTGGCGAACAGCTTATT TACTCGTGTGAAGCTGTCAAGTTCGACCGTCGCGGCTACAAGCCCCGTCCCCGCGCGCTGATAGCGTCGGGCCGCGCCCTGTACGTGCTGGACGCGGCAGGACGCAAGACCTACAAGCTGAAGCATCGCCTGCCGCTCGACAAGCTCAGGGTCGTCGTCACCAACGAGACCGACGCACTCGTGCTCATCAAGATACCGCAGGAGCTCAAGAAGGATAAG GGTGACCTGATCATCTCGGTGCCGAACCTGATCGAGGCTCTCACTATCGTCACCGACTTCACCAAGAAACCCGAACTCATCGAGATCGTCGACACCAGGAC CATCGCGCACAACCTGGTGAACGGCAAGCAGGGAGGCACCATCGAGGTCACGCACGGGCCGCAGCCCAACATCCACCGCGCCAAGAGCGGGAACCTGCTCGTC ATCGCCTCTCCCTGA
- the LOC113492074 gene encoding myosin-IB isoform X2 gives MMEHALVHRERVGVQDFVLLEDFRSEAAFIDNLKKRFNENIIYTYIGNVLISVNPYKNLPIYTEEKTKLYFKKAFFEAPPHVFAIADNAYRSLVYEHREQCILISGESGSGKTEASKKVLEFIAARTNHLRNVETVKDKLLQSNPLLEAFGNAKTHRNDNSSRFGKYMDIQFNYEGAPEGGHILNYLLEKSRVVSQMAGERNFHIFYQLIAGADQELLKQLKLQGRPEAYKYTTDAASGQNQRNNDAAQFRLVQDAMKVIEIGQNEQEEIFQIVASVLHLGNAKFVQNEKGFAEILSHDANTGNVAELLKVNASKLREVLTNRTINARGDVVSTPLDLEQAQYARDALAKAIYDKHFSWLVSRLNASLAPQNKETQSSVIGILDIYGFEIFPKNSFEQFCINFCNEKLQQLFIQLTLKQEQEEYLREGIEWEPVEYFNNIVICDLIEARHTGIISILDDECLRPGDASDLSFLEKLNQKLEPHAHYKSHRSSDVKTQKTMGRDEFCLVHYAGEVTYNVRTFLEKNNDLLFRDIQSLMASSGNTIVASCFKDVNLTSKKRPETAITQFKNSLNELIKILSSKEPSYIRCIKPNDFKTPMQFDEKLVSHQVKYLGLMENLRVRRAGFAYRRTYETFLERYKCLSVDTWPNYKGAARDGVQKLVEVLNFEREEYRMGNTKIFIRFPKTLFETEDAFQIKKNDVAAIIQSRWRGYWQRKQYLKMRNAAIVIQKWVRRFLAQNLKERRKKAATVIRAFIKGFITRNGPETPENRRFLGIAKVHWLKRLATQLPSRVLDASWPACPATCQAASRELHRLHRAHLARKYRLALSEQDKKQFELKVLAEKMFKGKKNSYPSSIPERFVTDRLTSEHQTLRNTFMASPSWPAGEQLIYSCEAVKFDRRGYKPRPRALIASGRALYVLDAAGRKTYKLKHRLPLDKLRVVVTNETDALVLIKIPQELKKDKGDLIISVPNLIEALTIVTDFTKKPELIEIVDTRTIAHNLVNGKQGGTIEVTHGPQPNIHRAKSGNLLVIASP, from the exons ATGATGGAGCACGCGCTGGTGCACCGCGAGCGCGTCGGCGTGCAGGACTTCGTGCTGCTCGAGGACTTCCGCTCCGAAGCAGCCTTCATCGACAACCTCAAGAAACGGTTCAAcgagaatattatttat ACATACATCGGAAACGTGTTAATATCAGTGAACCCGTACAAGAACCTCCCTATCTACACGGAAGAGAAGACGAAGCTATACTTCAAGAAGGCTTTCTTCGAGGCACCCCCACACGT ATTCGCGATCGCCGACAACGCTTACCGGTCTCTAGTTTACGAACACAGAGAACAATGCATATTGATCTCAG gcGAGTCTGGTTCAGGAAAGACGGAAGCCTCCAAAAAGGTTCTAGAATTCATAGCAGCAAGAACAAACCATCTCCGCAATGTGGAGACCGTGAAAGACAAGCTCCTGCAAAGTAACCCACTGCTTGAGGCCTTCGGTAACGCTAAGACCCATCGCAATGACAACTCCAGCCGGTTCGGCAAGTACATGGACATCCAGTTCAACTACGAAGGCGCTCCCGAAGGAGGCCACATCCTGAACTACTTGCTGGAGAAGTCCAGGGTCGTCAGCCAGATGGCGGGTGAGAGGAACTTCCACATCTTCTACCAACTGATCGCGGGTGCTGACCAAGAGCTGTTGAAGCAATTGAAACTGCAAGGAAGGCCCGAGGCTTACAAATACACTACCGATGCT GCCTCAGGACAAAACCAACGCAACAACGACGCGGCTCAGTTCAGATTAGTACAGGATGCGATGAAAGTCATCGAAATCGGTCAGAACGAGCAGGAGGAGATCTTCCAGATCGTGGCGAGTGTGCTGCACCTCGGGAACGCCAAGTTCGTGCAGAACGAGAAGGGGTTCGCCGAGATCCTGTCTCATGATGCCAACACCGGGAATGTGGCTGAG CTTCTAAAAGTAAACGCGTCAAAACTCCGCGAAGTCCTCACTAACCGCACGATCAACGCCCGCGGTGACGTGGTGTCCACCCCGCTGGACCTCGAGCAGGCGCAGTACGCGCGCGACGCCCTCGCCAAGGCCATCTACGACAAGCACTTCAGCTGGCTCGTGTCCAGGCTCAACGCCTCCCTAGCGCCGCAGAATAAGGAAACACAGTCCTCAGTTATCGGTATCCTTGATATCTATGGATTCGAGATTTTCCCGAAAAATAG CTTCGAACAGTTCTGCATCAACTTCTGTAACGAGAAGCTGCAGCAGCTGTTCATCCAGCTTACGTTGAAGCAGGAGCAGGAGGAGTACCTCCGCGAGGGCATCGAGTGGGAGCCCGTCGAGTACTTTAACAACATCGTCATCTGCGACCTCATCGAGGCCAGGCATACTG GTATCATATCGATCCTGGACGACGAGTGCCTGCGCCCGGGCGACGCCAGCGACCTCAGCTTCCTGGAGAAGCTCAACCAGAAGCTGGAGCCGCACGCGCACTACAAGTCACATCGCAGCTCCGACGTCAAGACGCAGAAGACCATGGGACGCGAT GAGTTCTGCCTGGTGCACTACGCGGGCGAGGTCACGTACAACGTGCGCACGTTCCTGGAGAAGAACAACGACCTGCTGTTCCGCGACATCCAGAGCCTCATGGCCAGCAGTGGGAACACCATCGTGGCCAGCTGCTTCAAG GACGTAAACTTGACGAGCAAGAAGCGTCCGGAGACGGCGATCACTCAGTTCAAGAACAGCTTGAACGAGCTGATCAAGATCCTGAGCAGCAAGGAGCCCTCATACATCCGCTGCATCAAACCTAATGACTTCAAGACACCTA TGCAATTCGATGAGAAACTCGTGTCCCACCAAGTAAAGTACCTCGGTCTGATGGAGAACCTGCGCGTGAGACGAGCGGGCTTCGCCTACAGGAGGACTTACGAAACCTTCCTCGAGAG ATACAAGTGCCTGTCGGTGGACACGTGGCCCAACTACAAGGGCGCGGCGCGGGACGGAGTACAGAAACTGGTTGAAGTGCTGAATTTCGAGCGCGAGGAGTACAGGATGGGCAA CACGAAAATCTTCATCCGATTCCCGAAGACCCTCTTCGAGACAGAAGACGCATTCCAGATCAAGAAGAACGACGTGGCAGCCATCATTCAGAGCAGGTGGCGAGGGTACTGGCAGAGGAAGCAGTACCTCAAGATGAGGAACGCGGCCATCGTCATCCAGAAGTGGGTGAGGAGGTTCCTCGCGCAAAACCTCAAAGAGAGGAGGAAGAAGGCCGCCACCGTCATCAGGGCTTTCATTAAAG GTTTCATCACCCGCAACGGCCCCGAGACCCCTGAGAACCGTCGCTTCCTGGGCATCGCTAAGGTGCACTGGCTGAAGCGGCTGGCCACGCAGCTGCCCAGCCGCGTGCTGGACGCGTCGTGGCCGGCGTGCCCCGCCACGTGCCAGGCCGCCTCCCGCGAGCTGCACCGTCTGCATCGCGCCCACCTCGCGCGCAAGTACCGCCTCGCGCTCTCGGAGCAGGATAAGAAACAGTTCGAGCTGAAGGTGCTCGCTGAGAAGATGTTCAAGG GCAAGAAGAACAGCTACCCGTCGAGCATCCCGGAGCGGTTCGTGACGGACCGCCTGACCTCCGAGCACCAGACGCTCAGGAACACCTTCATGGCGTCCCCGTCCTGGCCTGCTGGCGAACAGCTTATT TACTCGTGTGAAGCTGTCAAGTTCGACCGTCGCGGCTACAAGCCCCGTCCCCGCGCGCTGATAGCGTCGGGCCGCGCCCTGTACGTGCTGGACGCGGCAGGACGCAAGACCTACAAGCTGAAGCATCGCCTGCCGCTCGACAAGCTCAGGGTCGTCGTCACCAACGAGACCGACGCACTCGTGCTCATCAAGATACCGCAGGAGCTCAAGAAGGATAAG GGTGACCTGATCATCTCGGTGCCGAACCTGATCGAGGCTCTCACTATCGTCACCGACTTCACCAAGAAACCCGAACTCATCGAGATCGTCGACACCAGGAC CATCGCGCACAACCTGGTGAACGGCAAGCAGGGAGGCACCATCGAGGTCACGCACGGGCCGCAGCCCAACATCCACCGCGCCAAGAGCGGGAACCTGCTCGTC ATCGCCTCTCCCTGA